TTGTATCGGTAATTGGGAAATTATCCATGAAGGTTTTATATAAACCTTCTTCACCTCGTTCTTCTGCCTTTGTTTGTAATTGGAAAAAATCTTGGAAAGATTTAATTTGAATATCCAAAAAATCTGGATAATCAGATCCAATACGAGAAGATGCGAAGTTGATTCTTTCAGTAGTGTTTATCGTTGCCAAAAGAGTATCTATTTTTAATTAAAAATATTTTATTAAAAAACTTTTACAGTTTTTCTTGCAATTTTTACTACTTTAAATTGATAATTAACAATTTAATAATCAACTAAAAGAAGTTTAAAAAAAACACAAATTGCGATTGTGAATTTAGTAAGTACAAATATATACACAAAATGGTTTAGGGCTAAAACTATTGTTTCAGCACCTAAACCTGTATTTTGTTATCCCACTTTTTTGTGGGGAGTTATATTATTTTAACTCTACTTCAGCTCCTGCTTCTTCTAAAGACGCTTTAAGACCTTCAGCCTCATCCTTAGAAACTCCTTCTTTAATTGGTGCTGGAGCGCTATCTACGATTCCTTTAGCTTCTTTTAATCCTAAACCAGTTAATTCCTTAACTAATTTTACAACTGCTAATTTAGAACCTCCTGCTGCTTTTAAGATAACATCAAATTCAGTTTTCTCTTCACCAGCATCTCCACCAGCTCCACCAGCTGGTCCAGCTACTGCTACTGCAGCCGCTGCAGGCTCAATTCCATACTCATCTTTTAAAATATCAGCTAATTCATTAACTTCTTTTACTGTTAAGTTAACTAATTGTTCTGCGAAATCTTTTAAATCTGCCATTTTAAATTGTTTTTAATTTTTTATTATTAGTTTATTAGTGCGCTAAATTATTTTTCTGATAACGTCTTTAAGATACCAGATAATTTACCTCCTCCAGACTGTAATGCTGATACAACATTCTTCGCAGGAGATTGTAATAATGTGATAATATCACCGATAAGTTCTTCACGAGACTTGATGTTAACAAGAGCATCTAATTGGTCATCTCCAACGTAAACTGCTTCTTCAACATAAGCTCCTTTTAATAAAGGCTTATCAGATTTTTTCCTAAATTCTTTAATTACCTTTGCTGGAGCATTACCTGCTTCAGAAATCATTAAAGATGTATTACCTTTTAAAACCTCTGGTAATTCACCAAAGTCTTTATCTGAAGCTTCCATTGCCTTTTCTAACAATGTATTCTTCACAACAGCCAATTTTACGTTTGCCTTAAAACAAGCTCTACGTAAGTTAGATGTAGTTAAAGCATCTAAACCAGAAATATCTGCTAAATAGATCGTACTTGTATCTGCTAATTGCGCTGTTAAATCTTGTATTACTTGTGATTTTTCTTCTCTAGTCATGATTGATAGATTTTAACTGCCTTATGATACCGATTTTACATCTACAGCTACACTAGGACTCATAGTAGAAGACATAAAAATACTCTTAATATAAGTTCCTTTTGCCGCTGTTGGCTTTAATTTTAATAGTGTTTGAACTAATTCATTTGCATTTTCGAAAATCTTATCAGCATCGAAAGATACTTTTCCGATTGCAGCGTGAACGATACCAGTTTTATCAACTTTAAAGTCAATTTTACCAGCCTTTACCTCTTTTACTGCTTTTGCAACATCCATAGTTACTGTACCTGTCTTTGGGTTTGGCATTAAACCTCTTGGTCCTAAAACACGACCTAAAGGACCTAATTTACCCATAACGCTAGGCATAGTTATAATTACGTCAACATCAGTCCATCCTCCTTTGATTTTCTGAAGGTACTCATCTAAACCTACATAATCAGCACCAGCTGCTTGAGCTTCTGCTTCTTTATCTGGAGTAACTAATGCTAATACTTTTACATCCTTTCCAGTTCCGTGAGGTAATGTTACTACACCACGAACCATTTGATTAGCTTTACGAGGATCAACTCCTAAACGCACTGCTAAATCTACAGATGCATCAAACTTTACGTTTGTTATCTCTTTTACTAATGCTGATGCATCCTTTAAGTCATAAACTTTAGAGGTGTCAATCTTAGCGCGAGCTTCTTTTTGCTTTCTTGTTAATCTTGCCATTTTAAATCTCTTTTAAGTTTAAGCTGGTGCATCACCTGTTACTGTTAATCCCATAGAGCGAGCAGTTCCTGCGATCATTCTCATTGCTGATTCAATTTTGAAGGCATTTAAATCTACCATCTTATCTTCTGCAATCGTTCTAATTTGATCCCAAGTAACACTTGCTACTTTCTTTCTATTAGGCTCTCCTGAACCTTTCTTAATTTTGGCCGCTTCTAGTAATTGTACTGCAGCTGGTGGAGTTTTAACAACAAATTCGAATGATTTATCAGTGTATACTGTAATCACTACAGGTAAAACTTTACCTTGCTTGTCCTGTGTACGCGCATTAAATTGCTTACAGAACTCCATGATGTTAACTCCGGCAGCACCTAAAGCGGGTCCAACTGGTGGCGACGGATTCGCAGCACCTCCCCTAACTTGTAGTTTAACTAATTTACTTACTTGTTTTGCCATTGTTTAAGTTTTAATTGTGCTTTATACTGGAAGCTATAAAACACTTTAAAATATATATGTAACAGTTATATTTTCTCTACTTGCATGTAACTTAATTCTAATGGTGTTTTTCTTCCGAAAATCTTAACCATAACCTCAAGTTTACGCTTCTCTTCATTCACCTTCTCTACGATACCGTCAAATCCATTGAATGGACCATCTACTACTTTTACTGTTTCTCCAACAGTGTAAGGTATTGCAACAGTTTCCTCATTTACCGAAAGCTCATCTACTTTACCTAGCATTCTGTTTACTTCAGATTTACGCATAGGGACAGGATCACCTCCTTTTGTTTCACCTAAAAAACCAATTACTCCTGTAACCGCTTTAATAACGTGAGGAACTTCACCTGCTAAATTTGCTTCCACCATTATATAACCAGGAAAGTATACTCTTTCTCTGTTTATTTTTTTCCCATTTCTTATTTGAACAACCTTTTCAGTAGGAACAATAACTTGACTTACATAATCAGACAATCCATGTCTAGCAATATCTGTCTCAATGTAAGTCTTAACTTTATTCTCTTGACCACCGATAGCTCTAACCACATACCATTTCATCACCGTATCAGCCATCTCTTAGAATAATTTAAAGAAGTTATCTAATCCTGTTTGAAAAACCTTATCTATTACCGCCACTGCTAATGCAAATATGATAGTAAAAACTGCTACAACTACTGTTGACTTTTGAGCCTCTTCACGAGATATCCAAGTCATGTTAGTATTTAACTCTTCAAAAGAGTCTTTGATGTACTGTATAAAGTTATTCATTGTTTCTAGAAAATTTGCACGGGTTGAGAGGCTCGAACTCCCGACACCTGGTTTTGGAGACCAGTGCTCTACCAACTGAGCTAAACCCGTTTATTTATAAAGGCATCCCTAGAGTGTAGGGATACCTCTAATTTATTTATAAACTATAATTAGTCTAAGATTTCAGTTACCTGACCAGCTCCTACTGTTCTACCTCCTTCACGGATAGCAAACTGTAAACCGATATTTAATGCGATTGGCTGAATTAAATCAACTGTAATAGTTAAGTTATCACCAGGCATTACCATTTCAACACCATCAGGTAAGTTAATGTTACCAGTTACGTCAGTTGTACGTACGTAGAACTGTGGACGGTAGTTATTGTGGAAAGGAGTGTGACGACCACCTTCTTCTTTCTTTAAGATATACACCTCAGCTTTGAACTTAGCGTGTGGAGTTACTGATCCAGGCTTAGTAATTACCATACCTCTTTTGATATCAGTTTTATCAATACCTCTTAATAAGATACCAGCGTTATCTCCAGCCTCACCTCTATCTAAGATTTGACGGAACATCTCGATTCCAGTTACTGTAGAAGTTAACTTCTCAGAACCCATACCGATAATCTCTACAGGATCTCCAGAGTTGATGATACCAGTTTCGATACGTCCTGTTGCTACAGTACCACGACCAGTAATAGAGAATACATCCTCGATTGGCATTAAGAAATCTTTCTCAGTATCTCTTGGTGGCTCCTCAATCCAAGTATCAACAGCTTCCATTAAAGATAACACTGTATCTACCCATTTTTGCTCTCCATTTAAAGCCCCTAAAGCAGAACCCATGATTACAGGACTATTATCTCCATCATACTCATAGAAAGACAATAAATCTCTAACTTCCATTTCTACTAACTCTAATAACTCCTCATCATCAACCATATCCACTTTGTTCATGAATACAACGATTCTTGGAATACCAACCTGACGTCCTAATAAGATGTGCTCACGAGTTTGTGGCATTGGACCATCAGTTGCAGCTACTACTAAAATAGCTCCATCCATTTGAGCAGCACCAGTTACCATGTTCTTTACATAATCGGCGTGACCTGGACAGTCAACGTGTGCATAGTGACGGTTAGCAGTTGCATATTCTACGTGAGAAGAGTTAATTGTAATACCTCTTTCTTTCTCTTCTGGAGCGTTATCGATTTGATCGAAAGCTCTTTGCTCAGAGTAACCTGCGTCAGCTAATACTTTAGTGATAGCAGCAGTTAATGTAGTTTTACCGTGATCTACGTGACCGATTGTACCTACGTTTAAGTGCGGTTTCGAACGATCGTAAGTTCCTTTTGCCATGATTATTAATTTTAATTCTTAGTTAAATATATTTAGTGTTATTTATAAACTCTTATTTAAAGAGCCAATGACGGGATTTGAACCCGTGACCTCATCCCTACCAAGGATGCGCTCTACCAACTGAGCTACACCGGCAAGAATAATTTAGAGCGGGAGACCGGGTTCGAACCGGCGACATTCAGCTTGGAAGGCTGACGCTCTACCAACTGAGCTACTCCCGCAATACTATTATTATTTTAAAAATTGTGGGGAGAGCAGGATTCGAACCTGCGAAGTCGAAAGACAACGGAGTTACAGTCCGTCCCATTTGGCCGCTCTGGAATCTCCCCTACAAATTTTAATAAATCAATATTTTAATGAACTTTTATTGAGCCGATAGAGGGACTCGAACCCACGACCTGCTGATTACAAATCAGCTGCTCTAGCCAGCTGAGCTATATCGGCTTTTGTTATAAAAAAACAATCCGTTATTTCTAACGGACTGCAAATGTAAAAAGTAATTTCGAATATGTAAAACTTTTTATGTTTTTTTTTTCAATTTATAACACTAACGTGTCTCTTTGTTTTTCTTTTGATTTTCTTAACTGCCTTTTCAAGGACTCTACACCTAGACTAACTCCTTCTTCAAATGTCTTTGTTGTCTTCTTGACAATTAGTTCGTTACCTGGAATATTAATCTTTACTTCTGTTATTTTATTTTCTTTATCACTTGTTTTTTGAACCTTCATAAAAACTTCCGCATCTACGATCTTGTCATGAAATTTATCTAAACTTCCAACTTTTTTTTCAATAAACTTTACTAAATCAATGTCAGCTTTGAAATTTACAGATTGTGTGAATACCTTCATAATTTTCAATCTTTTTTTAGGCTCCTAGGATGAGCTTTATTAAACACTTGTTTTAATTGTTCCAAGTTATTATGAGTATAAACTTGGGTTGAGGCTAAACTTGAATGTCCTAGTAATTCTTTAACCGAATTTAAATCAGCTCCTTTATTGAGTAGTTCTGTAGCGAAAGTGTGCCGGAGTATATGCGGGCTACATTTTACCTTAGCTGATACCTTACTAAAGTAAGAATTTATTATTCGATAAACAAGTGTTTCATATATTTTATTCCCCTTAGCAGTTACAAAAAGATAGTCGTTATGAAGTCCTAAGTTACTCTTCTCATTTTTATATAAATTCATAATTCGAAGTGTATCAGGAAGCAAAGGCACAATTCTCTCTTTATTTCTCTTTCCTAAAACTTTTGCAGTGCTTAAACTTAAATCTATATCCGATTCTTTTAATTGTATCAATTCGATTCTTCTCATACCTGTAGAAAACAATAAATCAATAATAAGTTTATCTCGTAAAGACTCAAAATCTTCCTCACTTAATTCTTTCAGTACTTTTTCCACCTCTTGAAAACTAAATGGAATCTGTGGTTCTTTTTTTATTTTAAGTGACTTATGTTTTGCAAGAGGATTAACCGATATCCTATCAATCTCTTGCAGGTACTTATAAAATGTTTTTAAACTACTAATCTTCCT
This genomic window from Tenacibaculum sp. 190524A05c contains:
- the rplL gene encoding 50S ribosomal protein L7/L12 encodes the protein MADLKDFAEQLVNLTVKEVNELADILKDEYGIEPAAAAVAVAGPAGGAGGDAGEEKTEFDVILKAAGGSKLAVVKLVKELTGLGLKEAKGIVDSAPAPIKEGVSKDEAEGLKASLEEAGAEVELK
- the rplJ gene encoding 50S ribosomal protein L10, with the protein product MTREEKSQVIQDLTAQLADTSTIYLADISGLDALTTSNLRRACFKANVKLAVVKNTLLEKAMEASDKDFGELPEVLKGNTSLMISEAGNAPAKVIKEFRKKSDKPLLKGAYVEEAVYVGDDQLDALVNIKSREELIGDIITLLQSPAKNVVSALQSGGGKLSGILKTLSEK
- the rplA gene encoding 50S ribosomal protein L1, translating into MARLTRKQKEARAKIDTSKVYDLKDASALVKEITNVKFDASVDLAVRLGVDPRKANQMVRGVVTLPHGTGKDVKVLALVTPDKEAEAQAAGADYVGLDEYLQKIKGGWTDVDVIITMPSVMGKLGPLGRVLGPRGLMPNPKTGTVTMDVAKAVKEVKAGKIDFKVDKTGIVHAAIGKVSFDADKIFENANELVQTLLKLKPTAAKGTYIKSIFMSSTMSPSVAVDVKSVS
- the rplK gene encoding 50S ribosomal protein L11, with amino-acid sequence MAKQVSKLVKLQVRGGAANPSPPVGPALGAAGVNIMEFCKQFNARTQDKQGKVLPVVITVYTDKSFEFVVKTPPAAVQLLEAAKIKKGSGEPNRKKVASVTWDQIRTIAEDKMVDLNAFKIESAMRMIAGTARSMGLTVTGDAPA
- the nusG gene encoding transcription termination/antitermination protein NusG, whose translation is MADTVMKWYVVRAIGGQENKVKTYIETDIARHGLSDYVSQVIVPTEKVVQIRNGKKINRERVYFPGYIMVEANLAGEVPHVIKAVTGVIGFLGETKGGDPVPMRKSEVNRMLGKVDELSVNEETVAIPYTVGETVKVVDGPFNGFDGIVEKVNEEKRKLEVMVKIFGRKTPLELSYMQVEKI
- the secE gene encoding preprotein translocase subunit SecE, giving the protein MNNFIQYIKDSFEELNTNMTWISREEAQKSTVVVAVFTIIFALAVAVIDKVFQTGLDNFFKLF
- the tuf gene encoding elongation factor Tu, which produces MAKGTYDRSKPHLNVGTIGHVDHGKTTLTAAITKVLADAGYSEQRAFDQIDNAPEEKERGITINSSHVEYATANRHYAHVDCPGHADYVKNMVTGAAQMDGAILVVAATDGPMPQTREHILLGRQVGIPRIVVFMNKVDMVDDEELLELVEMEVRDLLSFYEYDGDNSPVIMGSALGALNGEQKWVDTVLSLMEAVDTWIEEPPRDTEKDFLMPIEDVFSITGRGTVATGRIETGIINSGDPVEIIGMGSEKLTSTVTGIEMFRQILDRGEAGDNAGILLRGIDKTDIKRGMVITKPGSVTPHAKFKAEVYILKKEEGGRHTPFHNNYRPQFYVRTTDVTGNINLPDGVEMVMPGDNLTITVDLIQPIALNIGLQFAIREGGRTVGAGQVTEILD
- a CDS encoding HPF/RaiA family ribosome-associated protein, which codes for MKVFTQSVNFKADIDLVKFIEKKVGSLDKFHDKIVDAEVFMKVQKTSDKENKITEVKINIPGNELIVKKTTKTFEEGVSLGVESLKRQLRKSKEKQRDTLVL
- a CDS encoding tyrosine-type recombinase/integrase translates to MYIESFLEYLLLERNYSKHTVQAYKTDLNAFQMFCVESFENDDVVEVDYNVIRSWIVSLVEQGVANRSINRKISSLKTFYKYLQEIDRISVNPLAKHKSLKIKKEPQIPFSFQEVEKVLKELSEEDFESLRDKLIIDLLFSTGMRRIELIQLKESDIDLSLSTAKVLGKRNKERIVPLLPDTLRIMNLYKNEKSNLGLHNDYLFVTAKGNKIYETLVYRIINSYFSKVSAKVKCSPHILRHTFATELLNKGADLNSVKELLGHSSLASTQVYTHNNLEQLKQVFNKAHPRSLKKD